A stretch of DNA from Phoenix dactylifera cultivar Barhee BC4 unplaced genomic scaffold, palm_55x_up_171113_PBpolish2nd_filt_p 000866F, whole genome shotgun sequence:
TTTTTCTTGGAGttaaccttttcttttgttgctttTTATTGACCGAAATTGGTCCATTGCATTGTTATTGCTTGAAGGTCTTTCCTCTGCTcttttggtgtgcttttgaggtTTAATTGTTTTGGGTGGGAAAAATTGTGTTACAAGCTCATGATTAATAGAAAATCAACTTCCGTATTTCATTATCCAGCATCTCCTCGAAACACTGGGGATGCCAGAGTGGGATAGCTCCCGCCTTCTGAATGCTGCCATCGATGCGTTCGATGACTTTCCGCCATCGTTCTGGAGAGGTCCACAGCCAGAGCTGCCCGCCGAAGGCTTCGATGTGGATCATTTACTCCACTTGATCCACCGATGGATCCGGCGATTCCCAAAATCAGAGGTGACCAACACAGCAAGCTACAGTAAACGATCAAGGACTACTTATTCTGCTTTATCCCTAATAATCGACAAGACTGGGGATTGGCTCTCCAAGGTGTTGCCGCGCCGTACCAATTCTTCGAGTTCAGAGGTATTCCCAAGAACGCTCCCCCCCATTACTAGACTTGCAGAGGCTGGAGTGAAAATCGAGGGGAGCAAGTCAGCATCTGGCTTTCTAGACATTACGTTCTGTAAGGATCAGGGGGTGTTGGGAATCCCGGCCATTTTTGTTGATGAGTCAACGAACTTCTTTTTTGCAAACCTAATTGCTTTGGAGCAAAGTTGCAGGAGACACGAGATGGATGTCACTGAATATACCAAGTTTCTGGATGCCATCATCAACACCTCAAGAGATGTGGAGTTGCTTCACCGAGAAGGGATCATTCAACCGCATATTGGAGATGaccaggacattgcatagtggaAGTACATTGCAAATGTAAATTGAcagtatgaatgtaatttgacaatatgaatgtaatttgacaatatgaatgttttgataaatatgtttgattgtgcTATGAGTATAATCTCGTTTAGTGTGAATGCCTTTGATGTTGTAAACagaggttttaaaaaaaaatttaaatttttttttaaaaaaattatactctaacgacgctttaaagcgtcgttaaaatcccGGTGTTTTAActattaccgacgctttaaagcgtcggtaggtTTATGACTTTAACGACGCTCTAAAGCGTCACTAGTtaccgacgctaaaaagcgtcgctaaattgcaattagcgacgcttttatgcGTCGCTAAATTGTACGTtaccgacgctaaaaagcgtcgctaatgaccgacgcttttgaaagcgtcggaaaatgttttatccactgtagcataggcgacgctttaccgacgcttgggATAGCGTCAGGGtggtttttaccgacgcttaaaagcgtcgctaatggccaaaaaaagcgtcgctaatgcccAATTTTCCTGTAGtgcatggtcaatcacattttgattcgatcacttaatgattcgaattagcccatgcctataagaaaaatcagtttgactgatttaggtgcctccttaaccgatttaagtctaatctgatttggtgaagtcagtgggagaaattagactaaccggacccTCCTTATCTATCCCAATtataaaatcctctaaaattattaggttcttaaaatgaaatggttatggagataactaggtcatagcctcctattaagttgggtgataatgggtccaatattttgataattattggaggcgcgacacgcctggtatttatcaagcattggaattgtcatttaatatatgatgagttaagtgtaccttcaataggcggtcaggtgagccgagccacactcgagcttggtcgtctattagttgattagccttaaccctatcatttaatggttggacctgactagggtattcggtggaggcgccacatgcctgtcgaagaacctagggcaaaatcatcactagaagttgcttggtgaagtaattggttaagaaccaaccaataggtgcatatgggttagccgagccacactcgggcctatatacaatctattgggttctagtgcccactaaagattaagagtaattttttgaattgaagGTAGAGACTACCAAttatataaaatagtggaagtacttttagactaaagtccaagtctattgagtttagtcaattcatatactaatagccaaattttctttttatgcagaaatggccactaatttgtcacttcgctcattgttggacaatgacaagttgactggtccaaatttcaataattggcataggaaactgaaaatagtgctagagcatgaaaggatcctttatgtgataacggatccagcacctgagcagcccgctgctaatgcatcaagatcggccagagacacttatcagaagtggctcagtgatcgggtcactgttcgatgcatcatattGGCAGCAaggagtgatgagtttagtaggcattttgagaatacgcagccggaagatatcattcaagtgttcaaTGAATTATTCGGCGTTCCTGATgatgttgagaggcacaaaactagttgtgccatcttcagcgttcgaataaaagatgggacctcggtaactgatcatgtactgtacatgattgagttgatcgagcatctaagctctcttggctttccccttcatgatcacttggggaaggatgccatactaaactcattgcctggatcataccgtccttttctcactcattttcgtatgacgaaacctgtagtgaattatcaccaattgttggggttactacaggtttgagaatgatcaccaacttct
This window harbors:
- the LOC113463290 gene encoding uncharacterized protein LOC113463290 produces the protein MPEWDSSRLLNAAIDAFDDFPPSFWRGPQPELPAEGFDVDHLLHLIHRWIRRFPKSEVTNTASYSKRSRTTYSALSLIIDKTGDWLSKVLPRRTNSSSSEETRDGCH